CAACATGATGAGCGACTTCAAGGACGCGGACCGGTTCCAGCAGGTCCGTGACGTCCTTCAGGAACGGGTCGATTGGGACGATCCGATCGTTATCCCGTATGCGGACCACCTGTACGTCGTCGCGAAGTCGGAGGACCGATGGGTCATCAAGTGCGACTGTGGCCACGAGTTCTGTGAACACGACGAGAACTGGAAGCATGACGCACTGATCAACGTCCGGGATACGGAAGAAGAGTACCTCGAGATCTATCCGGAAGACATGCATCCCCATCCGGATTACATGGAGCTTCGGGAGTACTTCTGCCCGGGCTGTCAGACGCTGCTCGAAGTGACCAACGTCATGCCGGGATACCCCATCATCCACGAGTTCGAACCGGACATCGAGACCTTCTACGAGGACTGGATCGGCGAGCCGATTCCGACGCCGGAGACGCAGTCGGCGTAAGTTCTCGAGAGACCGCTTTCCCGTCTTTATGCGATCAAACGAACCATGTCAGAACAGAGTATGCCAACGCTGAAACAGCTCTACGAGTCAGTTCTCAGTCGCTATGAGACTGCGACCGCCATCACCTACGGGAACGAGACGCTGACCTACGGCGATCTCGACGACGATTCCTCACGCCTCGCCAGTGCACTCGTCGGTCTCGGCCTCCAGACGGAGGAACGTGTGGGGATTTTGATGTCGAACCGCCCCGAGTACGCCGTCGTCGACATCGCGCTCGCCCGTGCAGGTCTCGCGAGGGTCCCGCTGAACGACATGCTGTCGGCAGCGGACGTCGAGTATATGCTGAACAACAGCGAAGCCAGTACGCTCGTCGTGGGTCCGGGGCTCATCGAGACTGCCCGGACGGTCGCTCCAAACGTGTCAACACTAGATCGAGTCATCACGATCGATGCGTCACCCAGTGCCGAACTGGAGGGCGATTACGACGTCGAATCGTTCGAACGTCTGCTTGAAACGGGTGATTCGGACCCCCCGGATGTCTCCGTCTCGAGTTCTACGCTCGCCGGTATCTTTCATACGGGCGGGACGACCGGCGATCCAAAGGGCGTGAAACACACTCAAGAGAACCTCGCACTGAACGCGCTCGCACACGCAATCGAACTCGACATCAAACCACGGGACCGGCTCCTGTTGATGACACCACTGCCCCACTCGGCCGGCCTTATCATGGCTGGCGGGTTGACTCAAGGGAGTACCCACGTAATCACACAGGGGTTCGACGCCGAGCATGCGCTCACCCTCATCGACCAGGCGGAGATCTCCTGGACGTTCATGGTCCCAACGATGGTGTATCGCGTCCTCGACCTGCTCGACGAACAGGAGTACGACACCTCGTCGCTCGAGACGCTCGTCTACGGCGCAGCACCGATGAAGCCGGATCGACTTCGCGAGGGGCTCGACAAACTCGGGAACGTCTTCCTGCAGTTGTACGGCCAGTACGAGACGCCGGATCTCATCACCGTCTTACCGAAGGGCGCACACGACCCCGACGACGAGCAACGACTCTCCTCGTGTGGCCTCCCGACCACGATGTGTGAGGTGATGATCGTCGACGACGACGGCGAGCAGGTCCCGCCCGGCCAGCCGGGCGAAATTCTCGCCCGCGGCGCCTACTCCATGGAAGGGTACTACAAGATGCCCGAAAAGACCGAAGAAACGATAGACAACGGGTGGGTCCACACCGGTGACATCGGCAAAACGGACGAGGACGGCTTCGTCTACATTGTCGACCGGGATTCGGACGTCATCGTCAGCGGCGGTATGAACGTCTACTCAGTTACCGTCGAAGAGGTCATCCAGCAACACGACCAGGTCGCAAACGTCGCCGTCATCGGCGTTCCGGACGACGAGTGGGGTGAAGCGGTCAAGGCCGTCGTCGTCCCGCAAGACGACACGATCGACCGGGACGAACTGAAGACGTTCTGTGTGGTTCGACTCGCCAACTACGAGGTGCCGAAATCGTTCGATGTCGTCGCGGAACTCCCGACAACACCCTATGGGAAGATCGACAAAAAACAACTCCGTGGACCCTACTGGAAAGACGAGTCACGTCAGATCAGCTAACCCATGGTCTCCAAGATCGATCACCTCGGTATCCTCGTCGACGACATCGACCGGAACCGGACGCTGTTCGAACGCCTCGGCCTCGAGGTCGGAGCGGTCGAACGAGTCCCGGCGTTCGGCGTCGAGATCGCCTTCATCAGGGTCGGCGAGAGTCTAGTCGAACTCGTCGAACCAGTCGAACCGGATTCCGGTCTCGCTGCCGATCTCGAGACAGCAAAACGGCCGGCGGTGTTACACCACGTTGCGTTCCGCGTCGACGACCTCGAAGAGCAACTCGCGGCGTTGCACACGGCTGGCGTGCCACTCGCAGACGAGGTGCCACGTCAGGGCGCGGGAGACGCGTCCGTCGCCTTTCTCGAGCGACGAGCAGCCAACGGCGTCCGTATCGAACTCGTCGAGCGGCCCACTGACAGTCCCCTTAGGTAACGGATTTGAAAACAACAGGGGTTTTTATGACCCGATAGCGTATGCCAACTACACCCGTGATAATTATCAACAAAGTAGATTATGTTAGTTCGACTACTGATTCCGTCGTAACGGAGCTGATCTGATAACAATCAATGTCTACACAGTTCCG
The sequence above is a segment of the Natrinema sp. HArc-T2 genome. Coding sequences within it:
- a CDS encoding VOC family protein produces the protein MVSKIDHLGILVDDIDRNRTLFERLGLEVGAVERVPAFGVEIAFIRVGESLVELVEPVEPDSGLAADLETAKRPAVLHHVAFRVDDLEEQLAALHTAGVPLADEVPRQGAGDASVAFLERRAANGVRIELVERPTDSPLR
- a CDS encoding AMP-binding protein encodes the protein MSEQSMPTLKQLYESVLSRYETATAITYGNETLTYGDLDDDSSRLASALVGLGLQTEERVGILMSNRPEYAVVDIALARAGLARVPLNDMLSAADVEYMLNNSEASTLVVGPGLIETARTVAPNVSTLDRVITIDASPSAELEGDYDVESFERLLETGDSDPPDVSVSSSTLAGIFHTGGTTGDPKGVKHTQENLALNALAHAIELDIKPRDRLLLMTPLPHSAGLIMAGGLTQGSTHVITQGFDAEHALTLIDQAEISWTFMVPTMVYRVLDLLDEQEYDTSSLETLVYGAAPMKPDRLREGLDKLGNVFLQLYGQYETPDLITVLPKGAHDPDDEQRLSSCGLPTTMCEVMIVDDDGEQVPPGQPGEILARGAYSMEGYYKMPEKTEETIDNGWVHTGDIGKTDEDGFVYIVDRDSDVIVSGGMNVYSVTVEEVIQQHDQVANVAVIGVPDDEWGEAVKAVVVPQDDTIDRDELKTFCVVRLANYEVPKSFDVVAELPTTPYGKIDKKQLRGPYWKDESRQIS
- a CDS encoding acetone carboxylase subunit gamma; the protein is MPESYPREHIEDLVDDNLEWSELHNMMSDFKDADRFQQVRDVLQERVDWDDPIVIPYADHLYVVAKSEDRWVIKCDCGHEFCEHDENWKHDALINVRDTEEEYLEIYPEDMHPHPDYMELREYFCPGCQTLLEVTNVMPGYPIIHEFEPDIETFYEDWIGEPIPTPETQSA